Sequence from the Sphingomonas sp. SORGH_AS_0950 genome:
GAGGCGCTGATCCGCGACGGGCTCGCCGAGACCGGCCATCCTGTCGTCCGGGTGGTGACCGGCGTGCGCCCCTTCAACCCGGAGGATTTCGACTGGCCCCGCCGCCGGGGCGACCGTCGACGCATCCCCGCCGAGGAATTGCTGATCGCGGTCGAGCGCAAGGGCGGCGGCTGGCTGGTCACGCGATCCTTCTGGCCGCATGACGGCCTGTTCCTGGTCTGGCGGCTGATCGCGCAGACGCTGATCCTCTACGGCGTCATCCTGCTGCCCGTCCTCTGGATCGGGCGTCGCATTTCGCGCCCCTTGCGCGACCTGACCCGCGCCGCAGAGGGCTTCGATCCGCGCGAGAAGGGTGAGCCCATGCCCGAACAGGGCCCGCTGGACGTGTCGGCGCTGATCGCCGCGTTCAACGCCCTTCGCCTGCGGATCGGCGCAATGCTGGAGGAGAAGGACCGGATGCTCGGCGCGATCGGCCACGACCTGCGCACCCCGCTGGCGGCGCTGCGCGTGCGGATCGAGTCGGTCGAGGACGAACAGGACCGGCTGCGCATGGCCGATACCATCGCCGAGATGAACAAGACGCTGGAGGACATCCTCTCGCTCGCGCGCGTCGGGCGGCCCAGCGAGGCGGAAACCGATGTCGACCTGAACGCGCTGGTCGATGCCGTGGTCGCCGATTTCCATGACCTGGGGCAGGATGTCAGCTTCGAGGAGCGCGGGCGGCTTCGGTTGAAGCTGCGGCCCTCGCTGATGCGGCGCGCGGTGCGCAACCTGATCGAGAATGCGGTCAAATATGGCCATTGCGCCGATGTCCGCATCGACGCGCTGCCCGACCGGATCGCGATCATCGTCGCCGATCGCGGCCCCGGCATCGCCGTCGACCAGCTGGAGACGGTGTTCGACCCCTTCATCCGGCTGGAACATTCGCGCAACCGCGATACCGGCGGGATCGGGCTGGGGCTGGCGCTGGCGCGGTCGATCGTGCGCGAGGCGGGGGGCGATATCCGCCTGGCCAACCGGCCCGAGGGCGGGCTGGCGGCGACGATCACCCTGCCCCGCTGATCAGGCGTCGCGCGCCACCCGAAGCATCGCCGCCGCCGCCAGCACCATGACCCCCGCCGCGATCGCCATCGCCCAGACCAGGTTGCCGGGAAAGAAATGCCCGACCACCGCGCCCATCACCGACGACACGATCAACTGTGGCAGCACGATAAAGATGTTGAACAACCCCATGTAGATACCCAGTTTTTCGGCCGG
This genomic interval carries:
- a CDS encoding ATP-binding protein, with amino-acid sequence MTVRLWPRRLAGQMALLLAIALFVAQAISFTLLLRERRSLQLEQTSGPAIARLNDAIERAASGKPLPPDRGRVRASANNPIRPDLPRVKEVEALIRDGLAETGHPVVRVVTGVRPFNPEDFDWPRRRGDRRRIPAEELLIAVERKGGGWLVTRSFWPHDGLFLVWRLIAQTLILYGVILLPVLWIGRRISRPLRDLTRAAEGFDPREKGEPMPEQGPLDVSALIAAFNALRLRIGAMLEEKDRMLGAIGHDLRTPLAALRVRIESVEDEQDRLRMADTIAEMNKTLEDILSLARVGRPSEAETDVDLNALVDAVVADFHDLGQDVSFEERGRLRLKLRPSLMRRAVRNLIENAVKYGHCADVRIDALPDRIAIIVADRGPGIAVDQLETVFDPFIRLEHSRNRDTGGIGLGLALARSIVREAGGDIRLANRPEGGLAATITLPR